A genomic window from Streptomyces brevispora includes:
- a CDS encoding nuclear transport factor 2 family protein, whose product MTDDVARADSVVTEEDLRLLRELKVKDRLHDLEVAYCRGIDRRDAPLLKSIYFEDAFVRLGDMKEGGVDEWVNWIIDEFKPRFENTTHYLLNEWYKVDGKTAEGETHRLSYHRFGDPSRELIAASRTFNRYEERDGVWKITFREVIRDWIHERPVDRDLFTGGFAMEMSEPGPADKSYEVLSMFGRGPLRSE is encoded by the coding sequence ATGACTGACGATGTGGCTCGCGCCGACAGCGTGGTGACCGAGGAGGACCTTCGCCTCCTGAGGGAACTGAAGGTCAAGGACCGGCTGCACGACCTCGAGGTCGCCTACTGCCGCGGGATCGACCGGCGTGACGCCCCGCTGCTGAAATCGATCTACTTCGAGGACGCCTTCGTCCGCCTGGGCGACATGAAGGAAGGCGGGGTGGACGAATGGGTGAACTGGATCATCGATGAGTTCAAGCCCCGGTTCGAGAACACCACCCACTACCTGCTGAACGAGTGGTACAAGGTGGACGGCAAGACCGCCGAGGGGGAGACCCACCGCCTCTCGTACCACCGGTTCGGTGACCCGTCACGCGAACTGATCGCCGCCAGCCGCACGTTCAACCGGTACGAGGAACGGGACGGCGTCTGGAAGATCACCTTCCGCGAGGTGATCCGGGACTGGATCCACGAACGCCCCGTGGACCGGGACCTGTTCACCGGTGGGTTCGCCATGGAGATGAGCGAGCCCGGCCCCGCGGACAAGAGCTACGAGGTGCTCTCGATGTTCGGCCGCGGCCCGCTGCGGTCCGAGTGA
- a CDS encoding PucR family transcriptional regulator, producing the protein MPEPEISESFLEGYARILGEVAVTGRRLTREELEVRRALGRQAAEAGHQLRALVRMHLALTRTAWPTAAPGATPAAVAAVTESVLSAAEQAVDAFAEGFERAQRLTVRREEAARREFIDDLLYGRSDLGRLAERATRFGLRLSRAHAVAVAAGPEAYTETDAVPRQVEAALMARFSGRKILITTKDGRLICIAPGHQPDVLRYFAKQAHAATDGGRVAVGRAHRGPGGVVQSYDEALDAIDLADRMDLDDPVLYSADLLVYPVLTRDRQAMSDLVRSELGPLQQARGGAEPLLKTLSVYFESGCVAAETARRLALSVRALTYRLERIHQLTGSDPSDPMHRYTLQTAVIGARLMDWPAKEL; encoded by the coding sequence GTGCCTGAGCCGGAGATTTCCGAAAGCTTTCTGGAGGGCTACGCCCGCATCCTGGGCGAGGTCGCCGTCACCGGACGCCGGCTTACCCGGGAGGAGCTGGAGGTCCGGCGTGCCCTGGGCAGGCAGGCCGCCGAGGCCGGACACCAACTGCGCGCCCTGGTCCGCATGCACCTGGCCCTGACCCGCACCGCCTGGCCGACCGCCGCCCCCGGCGCCACGCCGGCCGCCGTGGCCGCCGTGACCGAGAGCGTGCTGTCCGCCGCGGAACAGGCGGTCGACGCGTTCGCCGAGGGCTTCGAGCGGGCGCAGCGGCTCACCGTGCGGCGGGAGGAGGCGGCCCGCCGGGAGTTCATCGACGATCTGCTGTACGGGCGCAGCGACCTGGGCCGGCTCGCCGAGCGCGCCACCCGTTTCGGGCTGCGGCTCTCCCGCGCCCACGCGGTGGCGGTGGCCGCGGGCCCCGAGGCCTACACCGAGACGGACGCCGTGCCGCGGCAGGTGGAGGCGGCGCTGATGGCCCGGTTCAGCGGCCGCAAGATCCTCATCACGACGAAGGACGGACGGCTGATCTGCATCGCACCGGGCCACCAGCCCGACGTCCTGAGGTACTTCGCCAAGCAGGCACACGCGGCGACGGACGGCGGCCGGGTCGCCGTCGGCCGCGCCCACCGGGGCCCCGGCGGTGTCGTCCAGTCCTACGACGAGGCGCTCGACGCGATCGATCTGGCCGACCGGATGGACCTGGACGATCCGGTGCTGTACTCCGCCGATCTGCTGGTCTACCCGGTGCTGACCCGGGACCGGCAGGCGATGTCCGATCTGGTGCGCAGCGAACTCGGCCCGCTCCAGCAGGCGCGCGGCGGCGCGGAACCGCTGCTCAAGACGCTGTCCGTGTACTTCGAGTCCGGCTGCGTCGCGGCCGAGACGGCCCGCCGGCTGGCGCTGAGCGTGCGCGCCCTGACCTACCGGCTGGAGCGGATACACCAGCTGACCGGCTCCGACCCGTCCGACCCGATGCACCGCTACACCCTGCAGACGGCGGTGATCGGGGCCCGGCTGATGGACTGGCCCGCGAAGGAGCTGTGA
- a CDS encoding MarR family winged helix-turn-helix transcriptional regulator produces the protein MAAHEQASEERPSAQGRDDVDAVTRAVLTASRLLVAVSARSLAAFEDRVTLPQFRLLVVLATHGDAKLVSLAERLGVNPSTAMRMLDRLIVAGLAERQINPANRRETALRVTPEGLQLVEDVTAGRRREVASIVERLAPEQRSALIEALTAFAAAGGEPDVSGGGADAYPLGWAPDPAAPQDG, from the coding sequence ATGGCCGCGCACGAACAGGCATCTGAGGAACGACCGTCTGCCCAGGGCAGGGACGACGTCGATGCGGTGACACGGGCGGTGCTGACGGCGTCGAGGCTGCTGGTGGCCGTCTCCGCGCGGTCATTGGCGGCGTTCGAGGACCGGGTGACGCTGCCGCAGTTCCGGCTGCTCGTGGTCCTCGCCACGCACGGGGACGCCAAGCTGGTCTCGCTCGCCGAACGGCTGGGCGTCAATCCGTCGACCGCGATGCGCATGCTCGACCGGCTGATCGTCGCCGGTCTGGCCGAACGGCAGATCAACCCGGCCAACCGCCGGGAGACGGCGCTGCGGGTGACCCCCGAGGGGCTCCAACTGGTCGAGGACGTCACGGCCGGCCGCCGCCGGGAGGTCGCCTCGATCGTCGAACGCCTCGCGCCGGAGCAACGGTCCGCCCTGATCGAGGCGCTGACGGCGTTCGCCGCGGCGGGCGGTGAGCCGGACGTGTCCGGGGGCGGCGCGGACGCGTACCCCTTGGGCTGGGCACCCGACCCCGCCGCCCCCCAGGACGGCTGA
- a CDS encoding cation:proton antiporter codes for MHDTTALLVELGSVILGLGIIGRFAGRIGLSPIPLYLLAGLAFGDGGLLPLGASEEFTAVGAEIGVILLLLLLGLEYSASELVTSLKTQYPSGAVDFVLNATPGAVAALLLGWGPVGAVALAGVTWISSSGVIAKVMADLGRLGNRETPVILGVLVIEDLSMAVYLPLLTAMLAGVGFAGGSIALLVALGTVGFVLYLALRHGRLISRAVSSDNPEMLLLVVLGLTVLVAGVAQQLQVSAAVGAFLVGIALSGEVAEGARKLLTPLRDLFAAVFFVFFGLSTDPTQIPPVLLPAALLAVVTVFTKIATGWYAARRAGIGSRGRWRAGGTLVARGEFSIVIAGLAVATEPRIGPIATAYVLILVIVGPLTARWTQPAVAKIQEWRGKDDRAATRTGNGSGSDGGSGAVPAARVPSSQEELAPTAD; via the coding sequence GTGCACGACACGACCGCACTGCTGGTGGAGCTCGGCTCCGTCATTCTGGGGCTGGGCATCATCGGGCGGTTCGCCGGGCGAATAGGGCTCTCGCCGATCCCCCTCTATCTGCTGGCCGGGCTCGCGTTCGGGGACGGCGGGCTGCTGCCGCTCGGGGCCAGCGAGGAGTTCACCGCCGTCGGCGCCGAGATCGGTGTCATCCTGCTGCTGCTCCTGCTGGGGCTGGAGTACAGCGCCAGTGAGCTTGTCACCAGTCTGAAGACGCAATACCCGTCCGGGGCCGTGGACTTCGTGCTCAACGCGACGCCGGGGGCCGTCGCCGCACTGCTGCTCGGGTGGGGCCCCGTGGGGGCCGTGGCGCTGGCCGGGGTCACCTGGATCTCGTCGTCCGGGGTGATCGCCAAGGTCATGGCCGACCTGGGGCGGCTCGGTAACCGGGAGACGCCCGTCATCCTCGGGGTCCTGGTCATCGAGGACCTTTCGATGGCCGTCTATCTGCCGCTGCTCACCGCGATGCTCGCGGGCGTGGGCTTCGCCGGAGGCAGCATCGCACTGCTCGTCGCGCTCGGCACCGTCGGGTTCGTGCTCTATCTCGCGCTGCGGCACGGGCGGCTGATCAGCCGGGCCGTGTCCTCCGACAATCCGGAGATGCTGCTGCTCGTCGTGCTCGGGCTGACCGTCCTGGTCGCCGGGGTGGCCCAGCAGTTGCAGGTCTCCGCGGCCGTCGGAGCGTTCCTCGTCGGCATCGCGCTCTCCGGAGAGGTCGCGGAGGGGGCGCGCAAGCTGCTGACGCCGTTGCGGGATCTCTTCGCCGCCGTCTTCTTCGTGTTCTTCGGGCTCTCCACCGATCCCACGCAGATCCCGCCGGTGCTGCTCCCGGCCGCGCTGCTGGCCGTCGTCACCGTCTTCACCAAGATCGCCACCGGCTGGTACGCGGCCCGGCGGGCCGGTATCGGATCGCGCGGGCGCTGGCGGGCCGGCGGCACGCTCGTCGCGCGCGGCGAGTTCTCCATCGTCATCGCCGGTCTGGCCGTGGCGACCGAGCCCCGCATCGGCCCCATCGCCACCGCGTACGTCCTGATCCTCGTCATCGTCGGCCCGCTCACCGCGCGCTGGACCCAGCCCGCCGTCGCGAAGATCCAGGAGTGGCGCGGCAAGGACGACCGGGCGGCCACCCGGACCGGTAACGGCAGCGGCAGCGACGGTGGCAGTGGCGCTGTTCCTGCCGCCCGGGTGCCCTCGTCGCAGGAGGAGTTGGCTCCGACCGCCGACTGA
- a CDS encoding flotillin family protein — MSPVLLAIVGVVVLLVLLALVVITRYKVAGPSEAFIITGRRGKKSVDPVTGRASIDNSGQKVVVGGGVFVVPFVQQKFTLDLSSRHIPIAVRGAVTLRGVKSNLEGVAIVKVGGSEDAIRAAAQRFLQQQNGIVGFTQEVLSGALRAIVGRMSVEDIIRDRAAFAGQVAEEAEASLSGQGLILDAFQIQDITTEGSYLEDLGRPEAARAKQEADIAEAIARRASEQARLKAAEEIAIAERTFYLKQAEIKAETEAATARANAAGPLAEAARQQEVLQEQEKVAERQAALTDRELDTKVRKPADAARYQAEQEAEARRIAQVKEAEADAERSRLTGEGEKLHRSALADAVRIEGEAEGAAIAARGSAEAEAMQKKADAFAQYGDAAVLQMLVEALPHIVAKASEPLSAIDKLTVISTDGASQLSRTVTDNVAQGMELLSSTTGVDLAALLKNLKGATPKPEAPAQPDATAATAQNGKIEVTD, encoded by the coding sequence ATGAGTCCAGTACTGCTCGCCATAGTCGGAGTCGTCGTACTCCTCGTCCTGCTGGCCCTCGTGGTCATCACCCGCTACAAGGTCGCCGGGCCCAGCGAGGCGTTCATCATCACCGGCCGCCGCGGCAAGAAATCCGTCGACCCGGTGACCGGGCGGGCCAGCATCGACAACAGTGGCCAGAAGGTCGTCGTCGGCGGCGGCGTCTTCGTCGTCCCGTTCGTCCAGCAGAAGTTCACCCTGGACCTGTCCAGCCGGCACATCCCGATCGCCGTGCGCGGGGCCGTCACGCTGCGCGGAGTCAAGTCCAACCTCGAAGGCGTCGCGATCGTCAAGGTCGGCGGCAGCGAGGACGCCATCCGGGCCGCGGCCCAGCGCTTCCTCCAGCAGCAGAACGGCATCGTCGGCTTCACCCAGGAAGTGCTCTCCGGCGCACTGCGCGCCATCGTCGGCCGGATGTCGGTCGAGGACATCATCCGCGACCGGGCCGCGTTCGCCGGCCAGGTGGCGGAGGAGGCCGAGGCCAGCCTGTCCGGGCAGGGCCTGATCCTGGACGCCTTCCAGATCCAGGACATCACCACCGAGGGCTCCTACCTGGAGGACCTCGGCCGCCCCGAGGCCGCCCGCGCCAAGCAGGAGGCCGACATCGCCGAGGCGATCGCCCGCCGCGCCTCGGAGCAGGCCCGGCTGAAGGCCGCCGAGGAAATCGCCATCGCCGAGCGGACGTTCTACCTCAAGCAGGCCGAGATCAAGGCCGAGACGGAAGCCGCCACCGCGCGGGCGAACGCCGCCGGCCCGCTCGCCGAGGCCGCCCGCCAGCAGGAAGTCCTCCAGGAGCAGGAGAAGGTAGCCGAGCGCCAGGCGGCACTGACCGACCGCGAGCTCGACACCAAGGTCCGCAAGCCCGCCGACGCCGCCCGCTACCAGGCGGAGCAGGAGGCGGAGGCCCGCCGCATCGCCCAGGTCAAGGAGGCCGAGGCGGACGCCGAACGCTCCCGCCTGACCGGTGAGGGCGAGAAGCTGCACCGCTCCGCACTCGCCGACGCCGTACGCATCGAGGGCGAGGCCGAGGGCGCCGCCATCGCCGCACGGGGTTCGGCCGAGGCCGAGGCCATGCAGAAGAAGGCGGACGCCTTCGCGCAGTACGGCGACGCGGCCGTACTCCAGATGCTCGTCGAAGCACTCCCGCACATCGTCGCCAAGGCGTCCGAGCCGCTGAGCGCCATCGACAAGCTGACCGTGATCTCGACGGACGGCGCGAGCCAGCTGTCCCGCACCGTCACGGACAACGTCGCCCAGGGCATGGAACTCCTCAGCTCCACCACGGGCGTCGACCTCGCCGCCCTCCTGAAGAACCTCAAGGGCGCGACCCCGAAGCCGGAGGCCCCGGCCCAGCCGGACGCGACCGCCGCCACCGCCCAGAACGGCAAGATCGAGGTCACGGACTGA
- a CDS encoding cation:proton antiporter regulatory subunit, which translates to MGTHRTTLPGVGVQYDYTTESGQHISVVVHYDGRRFIGFYDQDDPDSCTLSVPLTPQEATGLAHLIDAAPIDAVRTEGIDLVTEHIPLGTRSPYGGRLLADTRARTRTGASIVAVLRTHSAHPSPGPDFRLAIGDTLVAVGTREGVDALSEIIAEG; encoded by the coding sequence ATGGGAACCCACCGCACCACGCTGCCCGGAGTCGGAGTGCAGTACGACTACACGACCGAGTCGGGCCAGCACATCTCCGTCGTCGTGCACTACGACGGGCGCCGGTTCATCGGGTTCTACGACCAGGACGATCCTGATTCGTGCACGCTCTCCGTACCCCTGACTCCACAGGAAGCGACCGGGCTCGCCCACCTCATCGACGCCGCGCCGATCGACGCCGTACGGACCGAGGGCATTGATCTGGTCACCGAGCACATACCGCTCGGGACGCGTTCCCCGTACGGCGGCCGGCTGCTCGCGGACACCCGGGCTCGGACCCGGACCGGGGCGTCGATCGTGGCGGTTCTGCGTACGCACAGTGCGCATCCGTCACCTGGGCCGGACTTCCGGCTGGCCATCGGGGACACACTCGTCGCCGTCGGTACCCGCGAGGGCGTGGACGCGCTCTCCGAAATCATTGCGGAGGGCTGA
- a CDS encoding MFS transporter, whose translation MARHARQPRKTARTADERGPSRRWWVLGVIGLAQLMVVLDATIVNIALPSAQQDLGFSDGNRQWIVTAYALAFGSLLLFGGRIADLVGRRVVFLTGLVGFAVASAIGGAAPGFEILVMARALQGMFAALLAPAALSLLTTTFTVPKERAKAFGIYGAIAGTGGAVGLLLGGVLTEYLDWRWCLYVNLLFAFVAFTGGRRLLIAGAPADRPKLDVPGAVLVSAGLFCIVFGFSRAETHPWSSPDTWGFLVAGAVLVSAFARWQTRAAHPLLPMRVVLDRNRAASFIGMFISGGGMFGVFLFLTYFLQKSLFYSPVSTGLAFLPMVVVMIVTSMTTTNLLVPRIGAKPIVPFGMGLAAAAMAWLTTLDLNSTYFAHVLPPLICLGLGLGMVFATAMNLATAGVAARDAGVASAMVSTSQQVGGSIGTALLNTLATSAAADYLAGRRPTPAAVAQAQLESYSTAYWWSAGFFVVGLLVTGTLYRRGVPQPRLTAEEPATVRA comes from the coding sequence ATGGCCCGACACGCGCGGCAGCCACGGAAAACGGCCAGGACCGCGGACGAACGCGGCCCGTCCCGCCGGTGGTGGGTGCTGGGGGTGATCGGGCTCGCCCAGCTGATGGTGGTACTCGACGCGACCATCGTGAACATCGCGCTGCCCTCCGCCCAGCAGGACCTCGGCTTCAGCGACGGGAACCGCCAGTGGATCGTGACGGCGTACGCCCTGGCCTTCGGCTCGCTGCTGCTGTTCGGCGGCCGGATCGCCGACCTGGTCGGCCGCCGGGTGGTGTTCCTGACCGGACTGGTCGGCTTCGCGGTGGCCTCGGCAATCGGCGGCGCCGCCCCGGGTTTCGAGATCCTGGTCATGGCCCGCGCCCTCCAGGGCATGTTCGCCGCACTGCTGGCCCCGGCCGCGCTCTCCCTGCTCACCACGACGTTCACCGTCCCGAAGGAGCGGGCGAAGGCCTTCGGGATCTACGGGGCCATCGCCGGCACGGGCGGCGCGGTGGGCCTGCTGCTCGGCGGGGTGCTCACCGAGTACCTGGACTGGCGCTGGTGCCTGTACGTGAACCTGCTGTTCGCGTTCGTCGCCTTCACCGGCGGCCGGCGCCTGCTCATTGCCGGTGCGCCCGCCGACCGCCCGAAGCTCGACGTCCCGGGGGCTGTCCTCGTCTCGGCCGGACTGTTCTGCATCGTGTTCGGCTTCTCCAGGGCCGAGACACATCCATGGAGCTCACCCGACACCTGGGGATTCCTGGTGGCCGGTGCGGTGCTCGTGTCGGCGTTCGCCCGGTGGCAGACCAGGGCCGCGCATCCGCTGCTGCCGATGCGGGTGGTGCTCGACCGGAACCGCGCCGCGTCGTTCATCGGGATGTTCATCTCCGGCGGCGGCATGTTCGGGGTGTTCCTGTTCCTCACGTACTTCCTGCAGAAGAGCCTGTTCTACTCGCCGGTCAGCACCGGTCTGGCGTTCCTGCCGATGGTCGTCGTCATGATCGTGACGTCCATGACGACGACCAACCTGCTGGTGCCGAGGATCGGCGCCAAACCGATCGTGCCGTTCGGCATGGGCCTCGCGGCGGCCGCCATGGCGTGGCTGACCACCCTGGACCTGAACAGCACCTATTTCGCCCATGTGCTGCCCCCGCTGATCTGCCTGGGGCTGGGGCTGGGCATGGTCTTCGCCACCGCGATGAACCTGGCGACCGCCGGGGTCGCCGCCCGGGACGCCGGAGTGGCCTCGGCGATGGTCAGCACCAGCCAGCAGGTGGGCGGTTCCATCGGTACGGCGCTGCTGAACACCCTCGCCACGAGCGCGGCCGCCGACTACCTGGCCGGCCGCCGGCCTACCCCGGCCGCCGTCGCCCAGGCCCAGTTGGAGAGCTACTCCACCGCGTACTGGTGGTCCGCGGGCTTCTTCGTCGTCGGACTGCTGGTCACGGGGACCCTCTACCGCAGGGGCGTGCCACAGCCCCGCCTGACGGCGGAGGAACCCGCCACCGTACGGGCCTGA
- a CDS encoding peroxiredoxin, producing MASSPQLGRTVPDFTLAGGALDGDTFERRDYTLSAARGRAVVLAFYPGDNTAVCTKQLCSYSSGMETFEGLDAEVWGISPQDVDSHESFARAHSLRMPLLADTGREIARTYGVAAPGIGVRRAVFLIDAEGVLRWKHVALLGATFQSLDTLAGHLSGIQSA from the coding sequence ATGGCATCGTCACCACAACTCGGCCGGACCGTCCCGGACTTCACCCTCGCGGGGGGCGCACTCGACGGTGACACATTCGAACGCCGCGACTACACGCTCTCCGCCGCCCGCGGCCGGGCCGTGGTCCTCGCCTTCTACCCCGGCGACAACACGGCCGTGTGCACCAAGCAGCTCTGCTCGTACTCCTCCGGCATGGAGACCTTCGAAGGGCTCGACGCGGAGGTCTGGGGAATCAGCCCCCAGGACGTGGACAGCCATGAGTCCTTCGCCCGCGCCCACAGCCTGCGGATGCCGCTTCTGGCGGACACCGGCCGTGAGATCGCACGGACGTACGGTGTCGCGGCGCCCGGCATCGGGGTGCGGCGGGCGGTGTTCCTCATCGACGCCGAGGGAGTGCTGCGCTGGAAGCACGTGGCGCTCCTCGGGGCCACGTTCCAGTCCCTGGACACCCTGGCCGGCCACCTCTCCGGCATCCAGAGCGCGTAG
- a CDS encoding nitroreductase family deazaflavin-dependent oxidoreductase, translated as MTHPSAASSDPRPPAAPVTQVTPVTSVTPTAPAAATAPTAPAAPSGWRRTVVRLPVHMFRAGLGPLFRGRLLLLVHTGRASGQPRRTVVEVVEAAMVDGRRSWTVASGFGPAADWYRNLQRTPQATVQVGRRFHAVTAAELPAEEGGELMVRYAPRHPRVARRLCAYLGFAVDGSAEGYWTVGESLAFVRLTEGARTAGNDR; from the coding sequence GTGACGCATCCATCCGCAGCTTCGTCCGACCCCAGGCCCCCGGCCGCACCGGTCACCCAGGTCACCCCCGTCACCTCCGTCACCCCGACCGCGCCAGCAGCGGCGACCGCCCCGACCGCGCCAGCAGCGCCGTCCGGCTGGCGGCGTACCGTCGTCCGGCTGCCCGTCCATATGTTCCGGGCGGGGCTCGGGCCGCTGTTCCGGGGGCGCCTGCTGCTCCTCGTCCACACCGGGCGCGCCTCGGGGCAGCCGCGCCGGACCGTCGTCGAGGTCGTCGAGGCCGCGATGGTGGACGGCCGGCGGAGCTGGACGGTGGCGTCCGGGTTCGGGCCCGCCGCCGACTGGTACCGCAATCTGCAACGTACGCCGCAGGCCACCGTTCAGGTCGGCCGCCGGTTCCACGCGGTGACGGCGGCCGAGCTGCCGGCCGAGGAGGGCGGCGAGCTGATGGTGCGGTACGCACCCCGCCACCCCCGGGTCGCGCGGCGGCTCTGCGCGTACCTGGGGTTCGCGGTCGACGGCAGCGCGGAGGGCTACTGGACCGTGGGCGAGTCCCTTGCGTTCGTACGCCTGACGGAGGGCGCCCGGACCGCCGGGAACGATCGCTGA
- a CDS encoding MFS transporter has product MRASELDEQVETGQPVAASGGAEDGSGTPAARRAVVSGALGSALEWFDFSVYGALSATVFPQLFFPELAPGTALLASFATFGVGLVARPLGGLLFGRLGDRLGRRNVLMVTLLLMGVASVLIGLLPTYASVGILAPAALVTLRFLQGFALGGELTGSQLMVMEHSPNRRRGIAGALMSVGSPISQVLATLSLTGLAAWLTEEQFNGWGWRVPFLMSVALIAVGYYIRHRVEETPAFLASEGKSEQPARGLLKQHRKTVTLLVLAWAAPGALYYIMVTFATSYLTGELGFDKSSTFGLMVVANTISIGASLLGGWSSDRIGRKRVLFTGLAILLAFLIPFFLILNTGNWWMAALAITGALCGVQFMTGCQGAFYAEALPTPIRYTGSALGLTCGNMIFAAPAPFLATWLMQSSDNGTALVTGYGLLTILVSAVAIRLLPDRTGRQLEA; this is encoded by the coding sequence ATGAGAGCCAGTGAACTCGACGAGCAGGTCGAAACAGGTCAGCCGGTTGCGGCATCGGGGGGTGCGGAGGACGGGAGCGGGACGCCCGCCGCCCGGCGGGCGGTCGTCAGCGGCGCGCTGGGTTCCGCGCTGGAGTGGTTCGACTTCTCCGTGTACGGCGCGTTGTCGGCCACGGTGTTCCCACAGCTGTTCTTCCCCGAGCTTGCGCCGGGTACCGCGCTGCTGGCCTCGTTCGCGACCTTCGGCGTCGGACTGGTGGCACGGCCCCTGGGCGGCCTCCTGTTCGGCAGGCTGGGCGACAGACTCGGTCGCCGGAACGTCCTCATGGTCACACTGCTGCTCATGGGCGTCGCATCGGTGCTGATCGGCCTGCTTCCGACCTACGCCAGTGTGGGCATCCTGGCTCCGGCCGCGCTGGTGACCCTGCGCTTCCTGCAGGGCTTCGCCCTGGGGGGCGAACTGACCGGGTCACAGCTCATGGTGATGGAGCACTCGCCGAACCGACGTCGCGGTATCGCGGGTGCCCTGATGTCGGTGGGATCACCGATCAGTCAGGTGCTCGCCACCCTCTCGCTGACCGGCCTCGCGGCGTGGCTCACCGAGGAGCAGTTCAACGGCTGGGGCTGGCGGGTGCCCTTCCTGATGAGTGTGGCGCTCATCGCCGTCGGCTACTACATCCGGCACCGCGTCGAGGAGACACCGGCCTTCCTCGCCAGCGAGGGCAAGAGCGAGCAGCCGGCCCGCGGACTGCTGAAGCAGCACCGGAAGACGGTCACGCTGCTGGTGCTCGCCTGGGCCGCGCCGGGGGCGCTCTACTACATCATGGTCACCTTCGCCACCAGCTACCTCACGGGCGAGCTCGGATTCGACAAGAGCTCCACGTTCGGGCTGATGGTCGTCGCGAACACGATCTCCATCGGGGCGAGCCTGCTCGGCGGCTGGAGCAGCGACCGGATCGGCCGCAAGCGCGTCCTGTTCACCGGCCTCGCCATCCTGCTGGCCTTCCTCATCCCCTTCTTCCTGATCCTGAACACGGGCAACTGGTGGATGGCCGCGCTCGCCATCACGGGCGCGCTGTGCGGCGTGCAGTTCATGACGGGCTGCCAGGGCGCCTTCTACGCCGAGGCACTGCCGACCCCGATCCGGTACACCGGCTCGGCCCTCGGCCTCACCTGCGGAAACATGATCTTCGCCGCGCCGGCCCCGTTCCTCGCGACCTGGCTGATGCAGAGCTCGGACAACGGAACGGCACTGGTCACCGGCTACGGGCTCCTCACGATCCTGGTGTCCGCCGTCGCCATCCGCCTGCTCCCGGACCGTACCGGCCGTCAGCTCGAGGCGTGA
- a CDS encoding IclR family transcriptional regulator — protein MDRALRLLALAQREPVVTLARAAGELGVGTSVAHRLLATLEAHGFMRRSLDGPGYRLGPAMTSARPAHADTDFTHLVQDDLLELQAATGETVEFAVLEGQAVRYIYGIASQHHMRIEARAGTILPAHIAACGRALLATLTTDQLRRIYPNEPLPHGAKTITPTRTALETELEHVRQRGYARNIEETQPGIAALAQTLPTPQGYPPIAITISGPQARLCFTRDDPSTPSETALTQALRQATQKMQAKLTSKLQH, from the coding sequence GTGGACAGAGCACTTCGGCTGCTGGCACTGGCCCAGCGGGAGCCGGTCGTCACCCTCGCCCGTGCCGCCGGTGAACTGGGTGTGGGGACCTCCGTCGCCCATCGGCTCCTGGCCACCCTCGAGGCCCACGGCTTCATGCGCCGCTCCCTCGACGGCCCCGGCTACCGCCTCGGCCCGGCCATGACCAGCGCCCGCCCCGCCCACGCCGACACGGACTTCACCCACCTCGTCCAGGACGACCTGCTCGAACTGCAGGCGGCAACCGGCGAGACAGTGGAATTCGCGGTTCTCGAAGGGCAGGCGGTCCGCTACATCTACGGCATCGCCTCGCAGCACCACATGCGCATCGAAGCCAGAGCGGGAACGATCCTTCCCGCGCACATCGCGGCCTGCGGGCGAGCGCTCCTCGCCACCCTCACGACCGACCAGCTCCGCCGGATCTACCCGAACGAACCACTCCCGCACGGGGCGAAGACGATCACCCCGACCCGCACGGCCCTCGAAACGGAGCTGGAGCACGTCCGGCAGCGCGGCTACGCGCGCAACATCGAGGAGACCCAACCCGGCATCGCGGCACTCGCGCAGACGCTCCCCACCCCGCAGGGGTACCCGCCCATCGCCATCACCATCTCAGGGCCGCAAGCGCGACTGTGCTTCACACGCGACGACCCTTCCACCCCGTCGGAGACGGCACTCACCCAAGCCCTGCGCCAGGCGACACAGAAGATGCAGGCGAAACTCACCTCGAAGCTCCAGCACTGA